The following are encoded in a window of Lagenorhynchus albirostris chromosome 3, mLagAlb1.1, whole genome shotgun sequence genomic DNA:
- the SYCE2 gene encoding synaptonemal complex central element protein 2 translates to MERQGRWPCSQVDMPQTEGKDQEPQLLGESQEQQQGEESREEESGRGPARSQVSSPSSATSSANRQLMMLEGKSGPYFSSLDSSIDILKKRAQELIENINESRQKDHALMTNFRDSLRIKVSDLTEKLEERMYQIYNHHNKIIQEKLQEFTQKMAKISHLETELKEVCHSVETMYKDLCGQPEATTLEEEQTHKDSEC, encoded by the exons ATGGAGCGGCAGGGA CGCTGGCCGTGCTCACAGGTGGACATGCCCCAGACAGAGGGCAAGGACCAGGAGCCACAGCTGTTGGGAGAGAGCCAGGAGCAGCAGCAAGGCGAGGAGAGCCGCGAAGAGGAGTCTGGTCGAGGGCCAGCTAG AAGTCAGGTTTCTAGCCCCTCTAGTGCCACCTCCAGTGCCAACCGCCAGCTGATGATGCTGGAAGGGAAGTCAGGACCCTACTTCTCCTCTCTGGACTCGAGCATCGACATCCTGAAGAAGAGGGCCCAGGAGTTGATCGAAAATATCAACGAGAGCAGGCAGAAGGACCATGCCCTCATGACCAACTTCAGAGACAGCCTCAGGATCAAG GTTTCAGACCTGACAGAGAAGCTAGAGGAGAGGATGTATCAGATTTATAATCACCACAACAAGATCATTCAGGAAAAGCTCCAAGAGTTCACCcaaaaaatggcaaaaatcagTCACCTGGAAACAGAGCTCAAAGAAGTGTGCCACAGCGTGGAGACCATGTACAAAGACCTGTGCGGCCAGCCTGAG GCTACTACTTTGGAAGAAGAACAGACCCACAAAGACAGCGAATGCTGA